One part of the Thermotoga sp. genome encodes these proteins:
- a CDS encoding carbohydrate ABC transporter permease, producing MKKKRSIVVLYEIILIAITVIMALPLFLAITISFQRPEAVFSYPPKFFPTSFHWKNYVEAFQYVPLARLFLNSLIVASMITLGKLITGTLAGFAFSHFNFKGKRIMFALLFATLFLPAETVMILPLFLIMKSFGWVNTYWALTVPFMASATNTFLMRQHFLTIPRELQDAALIDGASYIQYFWKILIPLSKHMLAGASIINFVYAWNMYLWPLIVTMQDEMKTVQIGVKMLMQAESANNWGVIMAGTVVALIPTVTMFLALQNLFVKSLVRSGMKG from the coding sequence ATGAAAAAGAAAAGGTCAATCGTTGTACTTTACGAGATAATCCTGATAGCGATCACTGTGATTATGGCGTTGCCTTTATTCCTAGCCATAACGATCAGTTTTCAAAGACCCGAAGCGGTTTTTTCCTATCCTCCCAAGTTCTTTCCCACCAGTTTCCACTGGAAAAATTATGTAGAGGCTTTTCAATATGTGCCACTAGCAAGACTGTTTCTGAACAGTCTCATAGTAGCTTCAATGATTACGTTGGGTAAACTGATTACGGGTACACTGGCAGGATTCGCGTTCTCCCATTTCAATTTCAAAGGGAAAAGGATCATGTTTGCTCTCCTTTTCGCCACGCTGTTTCTTCCAGCCGAAACAGTTATGATATTACCTCTGTTTCTGATAATGAAATCTTTTGGATGGGTGAACACATACTGGGCTCTCACTGTTCCTTTCATGGCCAGTGCCACAAACACGTTTCTTATGAGACAGCACTTTTTGACCATCCCAAGAGAGCTTCAAGATGCTGCCCTGATAGACGGTGCAAGTTATATTCAATATTTCTGGAAAATTCTGATACCTCTTTCAAAGCACATGCTAGCGGGTGCTTCCATAATAAACTTCGTTTATGCCTGGAATATGTATCTCTGGCCTCTGATAGTAACGATGCAGGATGAGATGAAGACAGTGCAAATCGGAGTAAAGATGTTGATGCAAGCAGAATCCGCCAACAACTGGGGAGTGATAATGGCGGGAACCGTAGTGGCTTTGATACCAACTGTTACTATGTTCCTCGCCCTTCAAAACCTTTTTGTGAAGAGCCTCGTGAGAAGTGGTATGAAGGGATAA